A genome region from Cognatishimia activa includes the following:
- a CDS encoding amino acid ABC transporter permease: MQIGFVGGLVLLILIFIITARTNLEAQGMTSGFGFLNRATGWGVNFSLIEFTTSDTYLKVIWVGILNSMFLGAIALTIATFLGTLVGIMRVSGNKMAELIGTTFVEIFRNLPLLLQLFFWYSLLTSLPKPKQGISIFDVAFISGRGFYLPGLNVSGGYVFVVFLILVATISLALWLRMAKRFKRIPEVRKTLITRMLWLGFVVLTVVIFWLGRIPDTPLLNIPYLKGLNFRDGIRVSPELLACIIAISLYGAAYIGEIVRAGFNSVSKGQGEAGHALGLSPWQNFSRIKLPLAIRAVMPTLINQYVWLFKATTIGIAIGFVDFFMVISTSINQSGQTLELIAILMGGFLIINYSMAWVLNCVNDAIKLKGNQLRT, encoded by the coding sequence ATGCAGATTGGCTTCGTCGGTGGTCTGGTCTTGTTGATCTTGATCTTTATCATCACCGCACGCACCAATCTTGAAGCACAGGGCATGACGTCGGGCTTCGGCTTCCTCAATCGCGCTACGGGCTGGGGTGTTAACTTTTCCCTGATCGAGTTCACCACGTCGGACACCTATTTGAAGGTGATCTGGGTCGGGATCCTGAACTCTATGTTCCTGGGTGCCATCGCGCTGACCATCGCGACGTTCCTTGGCACTTTGGTCGGCATCATGCGGGTGTCGGGCAATAAAATGGCCGAGCTGATCGGCACGACATTCGTTGAGATTTTTCGCAACCTGCCGCTGCTTCTGCAGCTGTTCTTTTGGTATTCGCTGCTGACCAGCCTGCCAAAACCAAAGCAGGGCATTTCTATCTTTGACGTGGCCTTCATTAGTGGTCGTGGGTTTTATCTGCCGGGGCTGAACGTCTCGGGTGGGTATGTGTTTGTTGTGTTTCTGATCCTTGTCGCGACCATCTCCCTGGCACTCTGGCTTCGGATGGCGAAACGCTTCAAGCGCATACCCGAAGTTCGCAAGACCTTGATCACACGGATGTTGTGGCTGGGCTTTGTGGTGCTGACCGTGGTGATCTTTTGGCTGGGCCGGATCCCTGACACGCCGCTGCTGAATATTCCTTACCTCAAGGGACTAAACTTCCGCGATGGTATCCGTGTCTCGCCCGAGCTTCTGGCCTGTATCATCGCCATCTCTTTGTATGGTGCCGCCTATATCGGTGAGATCGTGCGCGCAGGTTTCAATTCTGTCTCTAAAGGACAGGGCGAGGCTGGTCACGCGCTGGGTCTGAGCCCTTGGCAAAACTTTAGCCGGATCAAACTGCCTCTGGCGATCCGTGCCGTGATGCCGACGCTGATCAACCAATATGTCTGGCTGTTCAAAGCAACCACCATTGGTATCGCGATTGGCTTTGTCGACTTCTTCATGGTGATCTCTACCTCGATCAACCAATCCGGTCAGACGCTCGAGCTGATTGCGATCCTGATGGGTGGCTTCCTGATCATCAACTACTCCATGGCCTGGGTTCTGAACTGTGTGAACGACGCGATCAAACTCAAGGGCAATCAGTTGCGGACCTAA
- a CDS encoding transporter substrate-binding domain-containing protein — translation MKLKMLGLAAAGLLAAGAAAADSRLDAALDRGKLLCSGHNGSFLGFAEVDDKGNWKGMDIDLCKGLAASLFGKSEGNLEIVPISWAQRWPALQSGDIDVVIKLSGWTQSRDTELNLAYSLPYFVGAFHVMAHAELGAESVADLDGGSICVSAGTSTERVLASYLENNNIDAEVVVFEKGDEVKTAYFNQRCDGLILFAPPLAATRATSDNPEAHVILPDVLGLEPEAIIVPENDPKWLDVQNWMLSSLWFAEINGITQANVDEIRANPGSAQIGKFLGVTPGYGERLGLSDDWAYNLIKEVGNYGEIFERNIATPYALPRGMNELYTNGGVFYPLTVD, via the coding sequence ATGAAACTTAAAATGCTTGGCCTTGCCGCTGCTGGCCTTCTGGCTGCAGGCGCTGCTGCAGCTGATAGCCGTCTGGACGCGGCTCTGGACCGTGGCAAGCTGCTTTGCTCTGGCCACAACGGCTCTTTCCTTGGCTTCGCGGAAGTCGACGACAAGGGCAACTGGAAGGGTATGGACATCGACCTGTGTAAAGGTCTGGCGGCATCCCTGTTCGGCAAGTCCGAAGGCAACCTGGAAATCGTACCTATTTCCTGGGCACAACGTTGGCCTGCGCTGCAGTCTGGCGACATCGACGTGGTTATCAAACTGTCCGGCTGGACCCAGTCCCGCGACACCGAGCTGAACCTCGCATACTCTCTGCCTTACTTCGTTGGCGCATTCCACGTGATGGCGCACGCTGAACTGGGCGCAGAATCTGTGGCAGATCTGGACGGCGGCTCCATCTGCGTATCCGCAGGCACCTCCACCGAGCGCGTTCTGGCGTCTTACCTTGAAAACAACAACATCGACGCAGAAGTCGTTGTTTTCGAAAAAGGCGACGAAGTTAAGACCGCCTATTTCAACCAGCGTTGCGACGGCCTGATCCTCTTCGCTCCGCCACTGGCCGCAACCCGCGCAACCTCTGACAACCCAGAAGCACACGTTATCCTCCCTGACGTGCTGGGTCTGGAGCCAGAAGCGATCATCGTCCCTGAAAATGATCCAAAATGGCTCGACGTTCAAAACTGGATGCTGTCCTCCCTGTGGTTTGCTGAAATCAACGGCATCACCCAAGCGAACGTTGACGAGATCCGCGCAAACCCTGGTTCCGCGCAAATCGGAAAATTCCTGGGCGTAACCCCGGGCTACGGCGAGCGCCTCGGTCTGTCCGATGATTGGGCTTACAACCTCATCAAAGAAGTCGGCAACTATGGCGAAATCTTTGAGCGCAACATCGCGACACCATACGCGCTGCCACGCGGTATGAACGAGCTCTACACAAACGGCGGTGTTTTCTATCCGCTGACTGTGGACTAA
- a CDS encoding amino acid ABC transporter ATP-binding protein, which translates to MSTQTAVQITDMDKYYGSFHALKNINLEIKKGEKIVVCGPSGSGKSTLIRCLNKLEDYHGGSINVLGTELDDNLDNIDEIRRETGMVFQHFNLFPHMTILENCTLAPMLVRKQSQAEAEKIAMEYLTKVKIPEQADKYPGQLSGGQQQRVAIARALCMKPEIMLFDEPTSALDPEMISEVLDTMVELAKEGMTMICVTHEMGFARQVADRVVFMADGEIVEEADPQTFFDAPKQERTKTFLSQILGH; encoded by the coding sequence ATGTCTACTCAAACCGCCGTCCAAATCACTGATATGGACAAATACTACGGCAGCTTCCACGCGCTGAAGAACATCAACCTCGAGATCAAAAAAGGTGAGAAAATCGTGGTCTGCGGCCCATCTGGGTCCGGTAAATCCACCCTGATCCGTTGCCTGAACAAGCTCGAAGACTACCACGGTGGCTCGATTAATGTTCTGGGCACGGAACTGGATGATAACCTCGACAATATCGACGAGATCCGCCGCGAAACGGGTATGGTGTTTCAGCACTTTAACCTCTTCCCGCATATGACGATCTTGGAAAACTGCACCCTCGCGCCGATGCTCGTGCGCAAGCAGAGCCAGGCCGAGGCGGAAAAGATCGCGATGGAGTATCTGACCAAGGTCAAGATCCCTGAGCAGGCTGACAAATATCCGGGCCAGCTTTCCGGTGGTCAGCAGCAACGTGTGGCGATTGCCCGCGCGCTTTGCATGAAGCCTGAAATCATGCTTTTCGACGAGCCGACTTCGGCGCTGGACCCCGAGATGATCTCTGAGGTGCTGGACACGATGGTCGAGCTTGCCAAAGAGGGCATGACCATGATCTGTGTCACCCATGAGATGGGCTTTGCCCGTCAGGTTGCAGATCGTGTGGTCTTTATGGCCGACGGTGAAATTGTTGAAGAGGCCGACCCACAAACTTTCTTTGATGCGCCCAAGCAAGAGCGTACCAAAACCTTCCTGAGCCAAATTCTAGGACACTAA
- a CDS encoding amino acid ABC transporter permease, translating into MAKTYVEPTLIDRIRADYFSSRMDTAMTTVFGALALWVIYNLVSWGIVNAVWSAENRDLCAHGSGGACWGVIDSRWRLILFGLYPYEEQWRSALACLAIVLVGGLSCVPYFWNAKRITTLWLAGFATFYVLMRGGYFGLTTVFEQNWGGLSLTIFIFAATSLLGMPLAIIFALLRRSELPVIAKTMGIIIDTIRSLPLLSIMFTFAIVLPFVLPDWLTGDKLYRVIVGYALFFACYQAEIIRGGMQALPAGQEEAAKALGMGYWHRIGYIVLPQAFRNALPPTINQFVITFKETSLVAIIGFFEVVKSGDAAFGNAEWNFAHVEVYSFVALIYFVFVFALSRYGAYLERRLAVAER; encoded by the coding sequence ATGGCAAAGACTTATGTAGAACCAACCCTGATCGACCGCATCCGCGCCGATTACTTCTCGTCCCGCATGGACACAGCGATGACCACCGTCTTTGGTGCGCTGGCTTTGTGGGTGATCTATAACCTCGTCAGCTGGGGCATCGTGAATGCGGTGTGGTCCGCGGAAAATCGTGACCTCTGTGCCCATGGCTCTGGCGGAGCCTGCTGGGGCGTGATCGACAGCCGCTGGCGTCTGATCCTCTTTGGTCTTTACCCATACGAGGAACAATGGCGGTCGGCGCTGGCCTGTCTGGCGATTGTTCTGGTGGGTGGCTTGTCCTGCGTGCCGTACTTCTGGAACGCCAAGCGGATCACCACGCTTTGGCTGGCAGGTTTCGCAACCTTCTATGTTCTGATGCGTGGCGGCTATTTCGGCCTGACGACTGTCTTTGAGCAAAACTGGGGCGGGCTGTCGCTGACCATCTTTATTTTCGCGGCAACCTCCTTGCTGGGCATGCCTCTGGCGATCATCTTCGCGCTCTTGCGTCGCTCTGAACTGCCTGTGATCGCCAAGACCATGGGCATCATCATCGACACCATCCGCTCGCTGCCTTTGTTGTCGATCATGTTCACCTTTGCGATTGTTCTGCCCTTCGTGCTGCCCGACTGGCTGACCGGAGACAAGCTCTACCGCGTCATCGTCGGCTATGCGCTCTTCTTTGCCTGCTATCAGGCCGAGATCATCCGCGGCGGCATGCAAGCGCTGCCCGCGGGTCAGGAAGAGGCCGCTAAAGCGCTCGGCATGGGCTATTGGCACCGCATTGGCTATATCGTGCTGCCGCAGGCCTTCCGCAATGCGCTGCCGCCGACCATCAACCAGTTCGTGATCACCTTTAAGGAAACATCCCTTGTGGCGATCATCGGCTTCTTTGAAGTGGTCAAATCGGGCGATGCCGCCTTTGGCAACGCGGAATGGAATTTCGCCCATGTCGAAGTCTACAGCTTCGTCGCCCTGATCTATTTCGTCTTTGTTTTCGCGCTGTCCCGCTATGGCGCCTATCTCGAGCGGCGCTTGGCCGTGGCTGAACGCTAG